Proteins encoded in a region of the Nitrospirota bacterium genome:
- a CDS encoding sulfurtransferase TusA family protein yields the protein MIQADVKLDTLGYFCPMPIIMTLKKIKELTLGQVLEVVSDDEGIKKDMPAWCDTTGHQMVGLEEEQTKSGMIYKAFVKKTK from the coding sequence ATGATTCAAGCCGATGTGAAGCTCGATACGCTCGGGTACTTTTGCCCGATGCCGATTATCATGACCTTGAAGAAGATCAAGGAACTGACGTTAGGCCAGGTTCTTGAAGTCGTGTCGGACGACGAAGGAATTAAAAAAGACATGCCGGCCTGGTGCGACACGACCGGACATCAAATGGTCGGGCTCGAAGAAGAACAGACGAAGTCGGGAATGATCTATAAAGCGTTTGTGAAAAAGACAAAATAA
- a CDS encoding cyclodeaminase/cyclohydrolase family protein, whose translation MAGKQADHVPSRKQEPVDLQAQSLADFLEAVAAATPLPAGGTVVAFVGALAASLGVMGARLSKQPAVEHRLSEISRRLCELMQADGEAYQRFLQASTVTKSDKTRPALLSSALHLATEIPLEIAEQATEAGVLLHACSAGVKPRVRSDVTVGLMLAIAAADAGRHTVEGNIKIQLNQRLKNSLQGRIEQMTIRLEELKGLCYSTPLGQGRADTREKPVQASPGKVDRREEWKSKSSIITSRKPSKLPKRSSRGKASSGN comes from the coding sequence TTGGCAGGCAAGCAGGCCGATCATGTTCCGTCGCGCAAACAGGAGCCGGTTGATCTGCAGGCGCAATCGCTCGCGGATTTTCTGGAGGCTGTGGCTGCGGCCACTCCGCTTCCAGCTGGCGGCACGGTTGTGGCCTTCGTCGGTGCGCTTGCTGCGTCACTGGGGGTCATGGGGGCTCGACTGAGCAAGCAGCCAGCCGTCGAGCATCGGTTGAGTGAGATCAGCCGGCGACTGTGCGAATTGATGCAGGCAGACGGCGAAGCCTATCAGCGATTTCTTCAGGCCTCGACAGTCACGAAGTCAGACAAGACCCGTCCTGCCCTCTTGTCCTCGGCACTCCACCTGGCGACGGAGATTCCGCTCGAAATCGCCGAGCAGGCGACGGAGGCCGGAGTTCTTCTCCATGCCTGCTCGGCAGGAGTAAAGCCTCGGGTTCGGTCTGACGTGACCGTTGGGCTCATGCTGGCGATTGCTGCGGCCGATGCGGGACGGCACACCGTCGAAGGAAATATAAAAATTCAACTCAATCAACGACTTAAGAATTCTCTGCAAGGTCGTATTGAACAGATGACAATCCGTCTTGAGGAACTCAAGGGGCTATGCTACAGTACGCCCCTTGGTCAGGGTCGTGCTGACACGAGAGAAAAACCTGTACAGGCATCGCCTGGGAAAGTAGACAGACGGGAAGAATGGAAATCAAAGTCTTCAATAATAACGTCGAGAAAGCCCTCAAAGTTGCCAAAAAGAAGCTCGCGGGGGAAGGCCTCTTCCGGGAACTGA
- the rpsU gene encoding 30S ribosomal protein S21, with translation MEIKVFNNNVEKALKVAKKKLAGEGLFRELKRRRFYEKPSVRKKAKEREAQRRRQKWLAKRKPE, from the coding sequence ATGGAAATCAAAGTCTTCAATAATAACGTCGAGAAAGCCCTCAAAGTTGCCAAAAAGAAGCTCGCGGGGGAAGGCCTCTTCCGGGAACTGAAGCGTCGGCGGTTTTACGAGAAGCCGAGCGTCAGGAAGAAAGCCAAGGAGCGCGAGGCACAGCGTCGTCGTCAGAAGTGGTTGGCGAAGCGTAAGCCAGAGTAA
- the nth gene encoding endonuclease III, with protein sequence MRQDQITAALRIVKREIRQWEEPVLGVVARESNRDPFRILISCLLSLRTKDKTTGEASVRLYALAHQPATMLTIPLQQIEQAIYPVCFYRTKAKSIHEICRRLLEVYGGGVPDSIEELITLSGVGRKTANLVVTVAFGKPGICVDIHVHRISNRWGYVKTETPDETEVALRNKLPRQHWITFNDLLVPYGQHLCQPVSPFCSKCKLTEYCDRVGVTRSR encoded by the coding sequence ATGCGCCAGGATCAGATCACTGCTGCGCTTCGCATCGTGAAGCGCGAGATTCGGCAGTGGGAGGAACCGGTCCTCGGCGTCGTGGCTCGCGAATCGAATCGGGATCCCTTCCGTATTCTCATTTCCTGTCTGCTCAGTCTCCGGACCAAAGATAAAACGACCGGTGAGGCCAGCGTCAGGCTCTATGCGCTCGCGCATCAGCCTGCCACGATGCTGACCATTCCGCTTCAGCAGATCGAGCAAGCGATCTACCCCGTCTGTTTCTACCGGACGAAAGCCAAATCCATTCATGAAATTTGCCGTCGGCTGTTGGAGGTCTATGGCGGCGGCGTTCCCGATTCCATCGAGGAGCTGATCACGCTGTCAGGGGTCGGCAGGAAAACGGCGAATCTAGTGGTGACGGTCGCGTTTGGGAAACCAGGCATCTGTGTGGATATCCATGTCCATCGGATCAGCAATCGCTGGGGCTATGTGAAGACGGAGACGCCGGATGAGACCGAAGTGGCGCTACGCAACAAGCTTCCCAGGCAACATTGGATTACTTTCAACGATCTGCTCGTTCCGTATGGTCAGCACCTTTGCCAGCCGGTCTCGCCGTTCTGCAGCAAGTGTAAACTCACAGAATATTGCGATCGGGTTGGAGTAACGCGCTCGCGATAA
- a CDS encoding PGPGW domain-containing protein, with translation MDGLLATIQQWIPVEVLIGLTVASVIGFIGSLIAIPLILVRLPANYFDTRTPRHWMKDHHPLLRLLGLVVKNVVGVVFVVVGLLMVFLPGQGLLTMLIGVSLMDFPRKRELEAKMVGQPTLLGIINSMRHKFNKPPLTLAPDP, from the coding sequence ATGGATGGTCTACTCGCAACAATTCAGCAATGGATTCCGGTCGAAGTGCTGATCGGGCTCACCGTGGCCTCGGTCATCGGTTTTATCGGCTCGCTGATTGCTATCCCGTTGATTCTCGTCCGCTTGCCGGCCAATTATTTCGACACGCGCACTCCCCGCCATTGGATGAAAGACCATCATCCCCTACTGCGCCTGTTGGGGCTGGTCGTGAAGAACGTCGTGGGTGTGGTGTTTGTCGTCGTCGGCTTGTTGATGGTTTTTTTGCCGGGGCAGGGTCTGCTCACCATGCTGATCGGGGTGTCGCTCATGGATTTCCCCAGAAAACGCGAGTTGGAGGCCAAAATGGTCGGCCAGCCGACCCTGCTGGGCATCATCAATTCCATGCGCCACAAGTTCAATAAACCACCGCTGACATTAGCGCCCGATCCCTAA
- the polA gene encoding DNA polymerase I codes for MPSLESNRKTLYLIDGSAYIYRAFFALPAMNNSKGLQTNAILGFTTMLLKILREKKPDGLVVAFDEKGPTLRHAEFTAYKAQRPPMPDGMSAQIPYIHRVVDALNIPAVRQSGHEADDLIGTLAHQAEQAGFDVVIVTGDKDMFQLLTPHVRIYDPVKDKWLGEAECRERFGVEPARVVEIMGLMGDAADNIPGVKGIGEKTAMKLIAQFNTIEELLRRVEEVTPPRIKAMLIDQAENARLSRRLATIQLDSPIPFEPETYHLKPPHQDQLTDLLRELGFTSLLKTFQSSFTQTEKEVVETALVQDEPSAQRFVESLPKGGDLGLQCLLTPGPVVQADVQGIALSTGEKTAFIPLDVHAYMRPIIALLHDSTRTKVVHDLKATLLVFHRIGVTLAGPYLDTMVADYLLNPNRRDHQLETIALEVLDHRLGTGKKEKAAPKSLFDAEDTGSQEEATEAASVLAKLAQPLTERLAEQGSLNLFHEIEMPLVAVLAEIERNGFLLDVEGLQRLSKELEHDLDKMIETIQGLAGGEFNINSPKQLATVLFEKLGLKPIRKTKTGYSTDEDTLTQLATQHELPAQIVNYRSLSKLKSTYVDALPEMVNPETKRLHTSLNQTVAATGRLSSTEPNLQNIPVKGEYGLRIREAFIAPPGHTLLCADYSQIEPRILAHLSQDPRLLAVFAKGEDIHMATAMEIFGLPSSQITRDMRRVAKTVVFGIVYGISPFGLASNIGVTQAEAKKYIETFFEKFSAVRALMDRNIEEGKTKGYTTTILGRRRPIPELQSGDPVQRGFGERMAVNSPIQGSAADLIKVAMIDVNRRLSHEMPHTKMILQVHDELIFEVPEKDLDEAKHLVKTEMEATGKKIGLSVPLKVDLGTGHNWRVAHP; via the coding sequence ATGCCGAGCCTCGAATCCAACCGCAAGACGCTCTATCTCATCGATGGGAGCGCCTATATCTATCGTGCCTTCTTCGCCCTCCCGGCGATGAATAATTCCAAGGGCCTCCAGACCAACGCCATCCTCGGCTTCACGACGATGTTGCTGAAGATTCTGCGCGAAAAGAAGCCGGACGGCCTCGTCGTGGCGTTCGACGAAAAGGGTCCGACCTTGCGTCACGCGGAGTTCACCGCCTATAAGGCGCAGCGTCCACCGATGCCGGACGGCATGAGTGCCCAGATTCCCTACATCCACCGTGTTGTGGATGCCCTGAATATTCCCGCTGTCCGGCAGTCCGGGCATGAGGCAGACGATTTGATCGGCACCCTCGCGCATCAGGCCGAACAGGCCGGCTTCGACGTCGTCATCGTCACCGGCGACAAAGATATGTTCCAACTCCTGACGCCCCACGTGCGTATCTACGATCCGGTGAAAGACAAATGGCTGGGCGAAGCGGAATGCCGTGAGCGCTTCGGCGTCGAGCCGGCGCGTGTCGTCGAGATCATGGGGCTCATGGGCGATGCCGCAGATAATATTCCTGGCGTGAAGGGCATCGGTGAAAAGACGGCGATGAAGCTGATCGCCCAGTTCAATACGATCGAAGAACTGCTCCGTCGTGTCGAAGAGGTGACGCCACCCCGGATCAAGGCGATGTTGATCGATCAAGCCGAGAATGCCCGCCTCAGCCGAAGGCTGGCGACCATCCAGCTGGATAGCCCCATCCCCTTCGAGCCCGAGACCTATCATCTGAAACCGCCGCATCAGGACCAGCTCACCGACCTCTTGCGTGAGTTGGGATTCACCTCGTTGCTGAAGACGTTTCAGTCCTCGTTCACACAGACTGAGAAGGAGGTGGTGGAGACGGCGCTCGTGCAGGATGAACCCTCCGCCCAGCGATTTGTGGAGAGTTTGCCGAAGGGCGGCGACCTCGGCCTGCAATGTCTGTTGACTCCCGGGCCCGTCGTCCAGGCAGATGTGCAGGGCATCGCGCTGTCCACCGGAGAGAAGACCGCCTTCATTCCGCTCGACGTCCATGCCTATATGCGGCCCATCATTGCCTTGCTGCATGACTCCACGAGAACCAAGGTGGTCCATGACCTGAAAGCAACCTTGCTGGTGTTTCACCGTATCGGCGTGACCCTCGCAGGCCCGTACCTGGACACGATGGTCGCGGACTATCTGCTCAATCCCAACCGCCGAGATCACCAGCTCGAAACCATCGCGTTGGAAGTGCTGGACCATCGGCTTGGGACAGGGAAGAAGGAGAAGGCTGCGCCGAAATCGCTGTTCGATGCCGAGGATACCGGGTCACAAGAGGAGGCCACAGAGGCCGCGTCGGTGCTGGCCAAGCTGGCGCAGCCTTTGACGGAACGGTTGGCGGAACAGGGGAGCCTCAATCTCTTTCACGAAATTGAAATGCCGCTGGTGGCGGTCTTGGCGGAGATCGAGCGGAATGGATTCTTGTTGGATGTCGAGGGGCTGCAGCGGCTCAGCAAAGAACTGGAGCATGACCTCGACAAGATGATCGAGACGATCCAGGGATTGGCCGGCGGCGAGTTCAACATCAATTCGCCGAAGCAGCTCGCCACGGTGCTCTTCGAGAAGTTGGGGCTCAAGCCGATCAGAAAGACTAAGACCGGCTACTCGACCGATGAAGACACGCTCACGCAGCTCGCCACACAGCATGAATTGCCTGCGCAGATCGTGAACTACCGGAGCCTCAGCAAACTCAAGTCCACCTATGTGGATGCCTTGCCTGAGATGGTGAATCCGGAGACCAAGCGGCTCCATACGTCGCTCAATCAGACCGTCGCGGCGACCGGGCGGCTCTCCTCCACCGAACCGAATCTGCAGAATATTCCGGTCAAGGGTGAGTACGGATTACGAATCAGAGAAGCCTTCATTGCGCCGCCTGGCCATACCCTGCTCTGCGCCGACTACAGCCAGATCGAGCCGCGCATCCTCGCGCACCTGTCACAAGACCCGCGGTTGCTCGCCGTATTTGCGAAGGGAGAGGACATCCACATGGCGACGGCCATGGAGATTTTCGGTCTGCCCTCCAGCCAGATCACGCGAGACATGCGGCGCGTGGCCAAGACGGTCGTCTTCGGCATTGTGTACGGGATCAGCCCGTTCGGCCTGGCTTCGAACATCGGCGTGACGCAGGCGGAGGCCAAGAAGTATATCGAGACGTTCTTCGAGAAGTTCTCAGCCGTGCGCGCCTTGATGGACCGGAACATCGAAGAAGGTAAAACGAAGGGCTACACGACCACGATCCTCGGCCGGCGTCGCCCGATCCCCGAGTTGCAGAGCGGCGATCCGGTGCAGCGCGGTTTTGGCGAACGAATGGCCGTGAACAGTCCGATCCAGGGGTCAGCGGCGGATCTCATCAAAGTGGCGATGATCGACGTGAATCGGCGGCTGAGCCACGAGATGCCGCATACGAAGATGATTCTCCAAGTGCACGACGAGTTGATCTTCGAAGTGCCGGAGAAGGATCTGGACGAGGCAAAGCACCTCGTGAAGACGGAAATGGAAGCGACGGGGAAGAAGATAGGCCTGTCGGTGCCCTTAAAGGTCGATCTAGGGACAGGCCACAACTGGCGCGTGGCGCATCCATGA